A region from the Defluviitalea raffinosedens genome encodes:
- the rimM gene encoding ribosome maturation factor RimM (Essential for efficient processing of 16S rRNA) produces the protein MSAYIEIGKIVNTQGIRGDLRVIPTTDDPKRFELLKEIYIESRNELKKYTIEKVWYHKQFVILKLKEISSMTEGETLKNSIIKIPREFALPLEEDEYYIGDLYDIDVYTDHDEYLGKITDIIFTGSNDVYVVRKEGETKDLLIPAIKDCILNVDLDHKKMVVSLLEGLRD, from the coding sequence TTGTCTGCCTATATAGAAATCGGCAAAATTGTTAATACTCAAGGGATTCGAGGAGACTTAAGAGTAATCCCCACAACAGATGATCCAAAACGTTTTGAGTTGTTAAAAGAAATATATATTGAAAGCAGAAATGAACTTAAAAAATATACGATTGAAAAAGTCTGGTATCATAAACAATTTGTTATATTAAAACTAAAAGAAATCTCCTCAATGACTGAAGGAGAAACTTTAAAGAACAGTATCATCAAAATTCCAAGGGAATTTGCACTGCCTTTAGAGGAAGATGAATACTACATTGGAGATTTGTATGACATAGATGTATACACCGATCATGACGAATATTTGGGAAAAATCACTGATATTATTTTTACAGGCAGCAATGATGTATATGTCGTTAGAAAAGAAGGAGAAACTAAGGACTTGCTTATACCTGCAATTAAAGACTGTATATTGAATGTGGATTTGGATCATAAAAAAATGGTGGTATCATTACTGGAAGGATTGAGAGACTGA
- the trmD gene encoding tRNA (guanosine(37)-N1)-methyltransferase TrmD, with the protein MNFYILTLFPQMIQSAMSHSIIGKAQSENKINIECINIRDFAGNKHKQVDDYPYGGGAGMVMQPQPIYDAYHSIVSKKISTPRVIYMSPQGKTFSQSIAKDLAKEENLIILCGHYEGIDQRVIDEIVTDEISIGDYILTGGELAAMVVIDAVSRLIPGVLGKVESFEEESFSNHLLEYPQYTRPPVFKDRKVPEVLLSGNHAKIEKWRREQSLLRTWLKRPDLLEKADLTPEDIKYINQLKMDNFR; encoded by the coding sequence ATGAATTTCTATATTCTTACTTTATTTCCGCAAATGATTCAATCCGCCATGTCCCATAGTATTATTGGAAAAGCTCAGTCTGAGAATAAAATTAATATTGAATGCATTAATATCAGAGATTTTGCAGGAAATAAACACAAGCAAGTAGACGACTACCCTTATGGTGGCGGAGCGGGAATGGTTATGCAGCCTCAGCCCATATACGATGCTTACCACAGCATTGTTTCAAAAAAGATCTCCACCCCACGGGTCATTTATATGTCCCCTCAGGGAAAAACTTTTTCTCAATCCATAGCAAAAGATTTGGCTAAAGAAGAAAATCTGATTATACTTTGTGGACATTATGAAGGAATTGATCAAAGAGTAATTGATGAAATTGTTACGGATGAAATATCTATTGGGGATTATATACTCACTGGTGGGGAACTGGCTGCCATGGTGGTTATAGATGCCGTATCCAGATTGATTCCGGGAGTGCTGGGAAAAGTTGAATCTTTTGAAGAAGAATCTTTTTCAAATCACTTGTTGGAATATCCTCAATATACCAGACCTCCTGTCTTTAAAGACAGAAAAGTTCCTGAAGTATTATTATCGGGCAATCATGCAAAAATAGAAAAATGGAGAAGAGAGCAGTCTCTTTTGCGTACATGGCTAAAAAGGCCGGACCTTTTAGAAAAAGCAGATTTAACTCCTGAAGATATAAAGTATATCAATCAATTAAAAATGGACAATTTCCGTTAA
- the rplS gene encoding 50S ribosomal protein L19, with protein MNEIIKAIESEQLKSDITPFNVGDTIRVYAKVKEGNRERLQMFEGIVMKRQHGGIRETFTVRRISYGVGVERTWPLHSPNIEKIEVVRKGKVRRAKLNYLRSRIGKAAKVKELI; from the coding sequence ATGAACGAAATTATTAAGGCAATCGAAAGCGAACAATTAAAAAGCGATATTACTCCTTTTAATGTTGGTGACACTATTCGTGTATATGCAAAAGTAAAAGAAGGAAATCGTGAAAGATTACAGATGTTTGAAGGAATTGTTATGAAAAGACAACATGGAGGAATTCGTGAAACCTTCACTGTAAGAAGAATTTCTTATGGTGTAGGGGTTGAAAGAACATGGCCTCTCCATTCACCAAACATTGAAAAAATTGAAGTTGTAAGAAAAGGTAAAGTTAGAAGAGCTAAATTAAATTATCTCCGCTCCAGAATAGGTAAAGCTGCAAAAGTAAAAGAACTTATTTAA
- the lepB gene encoding signal peptidase I, whose product MEENQNNSKESSVKSEIIETIKEVIIVIIFFLFIRAFIFENTKVIGPSMEPTLHENNALIVNKFEYRFTNPERGEIIVFPYKGDPSKHYIKRIIGLPGETIDIRDNTVYIDGEPLEEDYILETMEPRGDIAFPFVVPENTYFVMGDNRNNSSDSRYQDVGTIEKSKIIGHAVIRIWPLNEIGFVK is encoded by the coding sequence ATGGAAGAAAACCAAAATAATTCAAAAGAATCATCTGTAAAGTCTGAGATTATTGAGACAATAAAAGAAGTTATAATTGTAATAATCTTTTTTTTATTTATCAGAGCTTTTATTTTTGAAAATACTAAAGTCATAGGACCATCAATGGAACCAACTTTGCATGAAAACAATGCATTAATTGTCAATAAATTCGAATATCGTTTTACGAATCCTGAAAGAGGAGAAATCATAGTTTTTCCCTATAAAGGAGATCCTTCAAAACATTATATAAAAAGAATCATCGGTTTACCAGGAGAAACAATTGATATCAGAGACAATACGGTATATATTGATGGTGAACCATTAGAAGAAGATTACATTTTAGAAACAATGGAGCCAAGAGGAGATATAGCCTTTCCTTTTGTAGTTCCTGAAAATACATATTTCGTTATGGGTGATAACAGAAATAACAGTTCCGACAGTAGATACCAAGATGTGGGAACTATTGAAAAATCAAAAATTATAGGTCATGCAGTTATAAGAATTTGGCCATTAAATGAAATTGGATTTGTAAAATAA
- the lepB gene encoding signal peptidase I: protein MNAANRKLLKEIFEWLKDILIALGVTLFITTFIYQNTQVIGDSMEPTLQDGNAIIVNKFIYRFQQPKRGDIIAFKYSQNPSQHFIKRIIAIEGDKIDIRDGKVYLNDQVLEENYILEPMDTIKIGNMHFPIVIPKDSYFVMGDNRNVSFDSRYTEVGLIPLSYISGKAVLRIWPFNMIGLIK, encoded by the coding sequence ATGAATGCAGCAAACAGAAAATTATTAAAAGAAATTTTTGAATGGTTAAAAGATATCTTGATTGCCCTAGGGGTTACACTATTCATTACCACTTTTATTTATCAAAATACACAAGTCATCGGAGATTCTATGGAACCAACGTTACAAGACGGCAATGCAATTATTGTTAATAAATTCATTTATAGATTTCAGCAGCCTAAACGAGGCGACATTATAGCATTTAAGTATTCTCAAAACCCTTCTCAACATTTTATAAAAAGAATAATAGCAATTGAAGGAGATAAAATAGATATACGAGATGGAAAAGTATATTTAAACGATCAAGTGTTAGAAGAAAATTATATTCTTGAGCCAATGGACACAATAAAAATTGGAAATATGCATTTTCCTATTGTAATACCTAAAGACAGTTATTTTGTTATGGGCGATAATCGAAATGTTAGTTTTGACAGTAGGTATACGGAAGTCGGTTTAATTCCCCTATCTTATATTAGCGGAAAAGCAGTTCTAAGAATTTGGCCTTTTAATATGATTGGTTTAATAAAATAA
- the lepB gene encoding signal peptidase I, which yields MGQNNDSFNIAQEALSWGKDILIAIIIALFIRQFVLAHTIIPSGSMIPTIQINDHIIVNKLTYRFTEPKRGDIVVFHEDIDLIKRVIGLPGEEIDLRDGKVYIDGKVLEEDYLNEPMNTNIKGVLEYPFKIPENCYFVMGDNRNVSQDSRYIGPISKDKIFAKAGLRIWPLKSFGFLK from the coding sequence ATGGGGCAAAATAACGATTCTTTCAATATCGCACAAGAAGCACTCAGTTGGGGGAAGGATATCCTGATTGCAATAATCATAGCCCTTTTCATTCGCCAGTTTGTTTTAGCCCATACAATTATTCCTTCTGGTTCCATGATTCCAACAATCCAAATTAATGACCACATCATTGTAAATAAATTAACTTATCGTTTTACGGAACCAAAAAGAGGCGATATTGTTGTGTTCCACGAAGATATAGATCTTATTAAGAGAGTAATCGGATTGCCCGGGGAAGAAATCGATTTAAGAGATGGGAAAGTATATATCGATGGAAAAGTTTTAGAGGAAGATTATTTAAATGAACCTATGAATACAAATATAAAAGGAGTGTTGGAGTATCCGTTTAAAATACCTGAAAACTGTTATTTCGTAATGGGAGATAATAGAAATGTCAGCCAAGACAGCAGGTATATTGGGCCGATCAGCAAAGATAAAATCTTTGCCAAAGCAGGTCTTAGAATTTGGCCTCTTAAATCTTTTGGATTTCTTAAATAA
- the ylqF gene encoding ribosome biogenesis GTPase YlqF — protein sequence MNIQWYPGHMTKTRRLIIENLKLVDIVIELVDARIPFSSKNPDIEELSRNKPRILVMNKSDLADPYTNSRWISWFEEKGYGVITVNSITGKGISEVDRTARELLKEKIERDKQRGRIFRPIRAMVVGIPNVGKSTFINKLAGKSSAKTGDRPGVTKGKQWIKIKKDFELLDTPGILWPKFEDMNVGMKLAFTGAIKQEILDTHTLSLELLKLLSAKFPDALVTRYKLTDIESKTPMELLTEIGQKRGFLISGGEVDYSRTSLVILDELRAGKLGNITLESPEDIEG from the coding sequence ATGAACATACAGTGGTACCCTGGTCATATGACAAAAACGCGACGATTGATCATAGAAAACTTAAAACTAGTTGATATTGTTATTGAACTGGTAGATGCAAGAATACCATTCAGCAGTAAAAATCCGGATATTGAAGAATTATCACGAAATAAGCCAAGAATCCTGGTAATGAATAAAAGCGATTTAGCAGATCCCTATACTAATTCTCGATGGATTTCATGGTTTGAAGAAAAAGGTTATGGAGTCATTACAGTGAATTCAATCACTGGAAAAGGGATTTCTGAAGTAGACAGAACTGCCAGAGAGCTTTTAAAAGAGAAAATAGAAAGAGATAAGCAAAGAGGTCGGATTTTTAGACCTATAAGAGCAATGGTTGTTGGGATACCCAATGTTGGCAAATCAACATTTATCAATAAATTGGCTGGTAAATCCAGTGCCAAAACTGGAGACAGACCTGGAGTCACAAAAGGGAAGCAATGGATTAAAATTAAAAAAGATTTTGAACTATTGGATACTCCCGGAATTCTTTGGCCTAAATTTGAAGATATGAATGTTGGAATGAAGTTAGCTTTTACAGGTGCTATAAAGCAAGAGATATTGGACACCCATACATTATCGTTAGAGCTTTTGAAACTTTTATCAGCTAAATTTCCTGATGCTTTAGTAACCAGATATAAACTTACAGATATTGAATCCAAAACGCCAATGGAGTTATTGACAGAAATAGGTCAAAAAAGAGGTTTTTTAATCTCCGGAGGAGAAGTGGATTATTCCCGCACTTCACTGGTAATCTTGGATGAATTAAGAGCAGGGAAATTAGGGAATATTACTCTTGAATCTCCGGAAGATATTGAGGGTTAA
- a CDS encoding ribonuclease HII codes for MDPKSSVKSIENILKEVSYEELPNILEKFKSDSRQGVQNLIKRYQKKYDAYVIELNRIKKLNTYENNWHSKGYEAVAGIDEVGRGPLAGPVVAAAVILPKDCCILGINDSKKLTPSKREELFDIIHQEAISIGIGIVDPQTIDELNILQATFKAMKIALEKLEIVPDMLIIDGNNTLPDVPIPQQNIVGGDGKSISIAAASIIAKVTRDRIMDAYHELYPEYDFTKHKGYGTENHIKAIQQRGLCPIHRRSFTQNFLQ; via the coding sequence ATGGATCCAAAATCATCCGTTAAATCTATAGAAAACATATTAAAGGAAGTTTCTTACGAGGAACTTCCTAACATTTTAGAAAAATTTAAGTCAGATTCAAGACAAGGCGTGCAAAACTTAATAAAAAGATATCAAAAAAAATATGATGCCTATGTTATTGAACTGAATAGAATAAAAAAACTTAATACATATGAAAACAATTGGCACTCTAAAGGATATGAAGCAGTTGCAGGTATTGATGAAGTGGGAAGAGGCCCTTTAGCAGGTCCAGTAGTTGCTGCGGCTGTGATATTGCCTAAAGATTGTTGTATTTTAGGCATAAATGATTCTAAAAAATTGACTCCGTCTAAAAGAGAAGAACTATTTGATATCATACATCAAGAAGCCATATCTATAGGTATTGGCATTGTTGATCCTCAAACGATCGATGAACTGAATATCCTGCAAGCCACATTTAAAGCTATGAAAATCGCACTGGAGAAATTGGAGATAGTTCCTGACATGCTTATAATAGATGGAAATAATACTCTTCCAGATGTTCCAATTCCCCAGCAAAATATAGTCGGTGGAGATGGCAAAAGCATATCCATTGCTGCAGCCAGCATTATAGCAAAAGTAACGAGAGACAGAATTATGGACGCTTACCATGAACTTTATCCTGAATATGATTTTACTAAACATAAGGGATATGGCACAGAAAATCATATAAAAGCAATTCAACAAAGAGGATTATGCCCTATTCATAGAAGAAGTTTTACTCAAAACTTCTTACAATAG
- a CDS encoding prolyl-tRNA synthetase associated domain-containing protein → MEEALTVYKLLEELEIQYKKYEHELVFTMEDISKLDINIEGEYCKNLFLRNSKGDQHYLVVVSGSKSVDLKRLAREIPSTRLSFASDERLYKYLKLKPGSVSPFGLIHDLDHHVEIVIDQDLVGLDSLCFHPNTNAATVVISYDDFYKYLKNCENKIHFVKI, encoded by the coding sequence ATGGAAGAAGCTTTAACTGTTTATAAATTATTAGAAGAACTTGAAATCCAGTATAAAAAATATGAACATGAACTGGTATTTACTATGGAAGACATCAGTAAATTAGATATCAATATTGAAGGAGAGTATTGCAAAAATCTTTTTTTAAGAAATAGTAAAGGAGATCAACATTATCTGGTCGTCGTAAGTGGTTCAAAAAGTGTTGATTTAAAAAGATTAGCACGGGAAATTCCTTCTACACGTTTAAGTTTTGCATCTGATGAAAGGTTGTATAAATATCTTAAACTGAAGCCAGGTTCAGTGAGTCCTTTTGGACTAATTCATGATCTTGATCATCATGTAGAAATTGTTATTGATCAAGATCTCGTTGGCCTTGATTCCCTCTGCTTTCACCCCAACACCAATGCTGCAACAGTTGTCATATCTTATGATGATTTTTACAAATATCTTAAAAATTGTGAAAACAAAATACATTTTGTTAAAATCTAA